Part of the Sandaracinaceae bacterium genome, GCGGGAGACCTTGGCGCAGAGCAGTGTGGCGCCGACCTGTGGCGCGTCTGCGAAGAGCTCGTCCACCCAGGGATCGGCGTCCCGCATGAGAGCGTCCTTCGGCGCCAGCAGCTCGTCGGCCACCTGCTCCGGCACGGCGAGGCCCGCATGCGGCACCTCCACCACGACCGGGCCGGGGTCACCCTGGGGCCGCACCAGCTCGAAGAAGGACATCCGGCGAGGTGTATCGCGGAACGGTCGTCACGGAAAGCGGGCGCACCCTGACGCATGGTGGACCGCACTGACCCTCACACGCCCCCGGTGCCTGCGCGCCCCCTGCCGCCGGCTGCAGCGCCTGCGCTGGACACCGGCCGCCCCCGGGTAGGGAATAGACCGGCACGTGGGGCGTACAACGGTTCGTTCCGGCTCGGCGGGTGAGGTGCACTGTAGTCAGGCGCCGCGCACTCCGGTATGGTGTCCCCACGCGCACTCACATCCATGTGCGGAAGAGGAGTCTCGAATGGTCTTCGGAAGGGTTATGAACTTCGTCAAGGACGGCATCCAGGAGATGCTGATCCAGCGTCCGGACGACAAGAAGAACCTGATCGTCTACAAGCACCCCGAGAACACGATCCCGACGGGGGCGCAGCTCACGGTGGACGCCGACGAAGCGGCCGTGTTCTTCCGCGACGGTGGGCTCGTGGGCGCGCTGCGGACGGCGGGCGTGGGCCAGCGCCACACCCTGACCTCGCAGAACATCCCCATCCTCGGCCGCCTGGTCGACAGCGTCACGGGCGGGAACATCTTCGTGACGGACCTCTACTTCGTCACCATGCGTCCCATCTACGGGCAGCGCTTCGGCGGCGCGCTCGGCTACATCGAGGATCCGATGCTGGGCGAGATGGTGTCGCCGCGCATCTTCGGCGAGTACGCGTTCCGCATCTTCGACCCCGAGCGCTTCATCGTGAACTACGTGGGCCTGCAGCAGACCGGCACCAACGAAGAGGTCGCGCGCTGGCTCACGGGCAAGTTCATGAACTCGGTCACCACCGTGCTCGGCGAGGTGATGGAGGCGGAGCAGAAGAGCATCCTGCAGCTCATGCGTCTCCAGCAGCAGCTGGCGCAGACCTTCCTGCAGCGCTGCCCGGACCTCAACGACATCGGTGTGCAGATCACCGACGTGGGCGAGTTCCGGGTCAACCTCGATGAAGAGGAGGAGGCGCAGCTCAAGGCCGCGCAGGCGGAGATCGGCTCGGCCAAGCGCGCGGCGCGGGCAGCGCAGATCGGCATCAGCACGGCCCAGGCGCAGGCCGCGCAGAAGCAGTTCGAGCTGGACCAGCAGTTCCAGCAGGACGCGCGCTACGTTCAGGGCCTGGCGGGCGGCAACTTCGGCGCCTACGCGGCCGGCAAGGCCATGATGGGCGCAGGCGAGGGCATGGCCAAGGGCGGCGGCGAAGGCGGCGGCGGTGGCGGCATGATGGCCGGCGCTGGCCTCGGCGCGGGCTTCGGCATGGCGAACATGATGATGGGCTCCATGCAGCCCGGTCAGCAGATGCCCCAGCAGCAGCCTCCCCCGGCTGCGGCGGCGGCCCCGGCAGCGGCTGGCGGGACGGTGCAGTGCCCGGGCTGCTCCGCGAACGTTCCTCCTGGCAAGTTCTGCGCCGAGTGCGGCACCAACCTGAGCCCCGCGCCGCGCTTCTGTCCGTCGTGCGGCACACAGGGCGCGGCCGGCGCGAAGTTCTGCGCGAACTGCGGCACGGGCTTCCCCGCTTGACGCGGGGTCACTCCCGCACAGCCCCGCACGGCGAAGTGGCGCTCGATACGACGCGCCGCTTCGCCGTTGCGCGTTTGCGCGCAGCGTGGTTGCGCGCGGGTCGACCACGGATGGTAAGCTGACGCGATGCGAATGTGTCCCGCATGCGCCTCGCGCTTCTCGCAGGAGGTGAGGTTCTGCCCGACGGACGGGCAGCCGACCCAGCCGCTGCCCGAGGAGCCGACGACCGCCACGGACCCGCTCTTGGGCACCGTGGTCGACGGGCGCTACCGCGTGGACCGCGTCCTCGGTGAGGGCGGCATGGGCGTGGTCTACGCCGCCATGCACGTGACGCTGGGCAAGCGCGTGGCGCTGAAGGTGCTGCGCGGCGAGATGGCACGCGACGACGAGGTCGTGCAGCGCTTCGTGCAGGAGGCGCAGGCGTCGTCATCCATCGGGCACGCGAACATCATCGACATCACCGACTTCGGTCGCCTGCCCGACGGAACGTCCTACTTCGTCATGGAGTACCTCGAGGGGCAGTCCCTGACGCAGCTCATCGAACAGGGCGGGTCGATGAACGGCGACGAGGCCCTAGGGATCATCGAGCAAGTGGCCTCGGCGTTGAGCGCCGCTCACGGCCGCGGCATCGTCCACCGCGACCTCAAGCCGGACAACATCTTCCTCATCCGACGCGGGCAGCAGAACCACTTCGTCAAAGTGCTCGACTTCGGCATCGCGAAGGTCGGGGGGGCGAACAGCAAGCTCACCAAGACCGGCATGGTGTTCGGCACGCCACACTACATGTCGCCCGAGCAGGCCGCCGGTCAGACCATCGACGCGCGCACCGACATCTACGCGCTCGGCATCATCATGTACGAGATGTTCACGGGGACGCTGCCGTTCGACGGCGACACGTTCATGGGCATCCTCAGCAAGCACATGTTCGAGGCCCCCGTGCCGCCGCGTGAGAGGGTCGCAGCCGCGCAGCTGCCAGCCGAGCCCATCATCCTGCGGTGCTTGGCCAAGCGTCCCGAGGAACGCTACCCCAGCATGGACGCGCTGATCGGGGACCTGCGCGCGGTGGACTCCATCGCCCCCGTCTCCATCGGCCGCTCCGCCAGCCAAGCGCCCCCCCCCCGAAACGTGGCGGGCAAGCTGGCGACGCCCTCGTTGCGCCGACCGACCTCCGGCTCCCACGGCGGCGGTCGCGGAAAGTGGGTAGTGCTCGGAGTCGTCATGGTGCTCTTGCTGCTGGGGGGCATCGGCGGCGCGGCCATGGCGTTGATGCAACCGCGAGGGGCGGACCCACAGACCGCAAACGCCGACGTGCCGCGCGTCGTGAGCGAAGTGACGCCCCTCCCCGCACAAGGTGGTGCGAGCGGTTCGCCCGCAGCGCAACCAGCCGCCCCGGAGCTCCCCGCCGCCGGCACCGTCCCAGGACCCCCGTCGGACGAGGTGGTCATCGAAGCCCCACGCGCTCTGATCCGAATCACGACCGACCCACCAGGCGCCATGGTCGAGCACGATGGCGCCCTCATCGGCAACACCCCGCTCGAGCTCCCGCGGCCGACCGACGATGCATCGACGGCGCTCAACGTCACGCTGGACGGGTACGAGCCCGCGCGTGTGGCGATCTCGGCGCACTCGCCAGAGTCCATCGAGGTGCGCTTGCAGGAAGAGTCGCGCTCGCGTCGCGGCCACTCGCGCCCCGATGGCACCCGGGTCGCCTCGGACACCCCGCCCTCCGTTCCTCCGCCGGCAGCGAACACGCCGCAACCGCCACCTACCATGGCGCAGCCTCGCGTGACTGACGTGGTGGACCCGTGGGCACACTGAGCCGCGGCTCACGCTCTCGTCATCTCACCCCTACTCGGATGCTCCTGATGGTCCACCCTCCCGTCTCGTTGGTCGCGCGCGCTGCTTTGATCATGTGGCTCCTGTCCGCAGTGGCAGGCTGCGGAGGAGGCGGAGGGAGCAGCGGGCCCACCACGGGCCGCGCCGCCCGCTACGTCGTGGTGGAGGGGCCCGGGGCCACCGAGTACGGCACCACGGCGGAGGAACAGCCGCCGCTGGACGACGACGCGGGCCAGCTCGCACAGACGACCATCGAGGTGGGTGCCGCGCAGGGCGCACCGCTCACGTTGGACGGGCGCCTCTCCGAGCTCGCGGCGCGCGTGGGACGTGAGGTCGTGGAGCAAGGTGCGGCGCCAAGCGCCGAGGTCGTCCAGTTCTTCGCGCGTCACCTGGGCATCGCCGAGCCGGTGCCCTCGGTGTCCCACGCCGCCTACGCGGACCTGGAGGGGGCGCGGCTGGGGCTCCAGGAGCAGCTGCCTGCGCTGCTCATCCCGGGCCGCTTCACGCACCTGGGGGTCGCCACCGTCCCACACGGCGACGAGCGCATCGCCGTGGTGGTCCTCACGCGCCGCGGAGTGGATCTGACGCCCGTCCAACGCGTGCGCAGCGCCGGGCCGCTCGTCTTGTCGGGGAACCTGCTGGGCGACCTCCGCAACCCCGAGGTCGTAGTGGTGCACCCCGACGGGCACACGCAGCGCTCGCCTGCGGGGTCCGGGCCGCGCTTCCAGGTGCGGCTGCTGCTCGCGGAGTCCGGCACCTATGCGGTGGAGCTGCTCGCGCGCGGGAGCGCAGGCATCACGGTGGTGGCAAACTTCCAGCTGTACGTGGACGAACCGGCGCCGACCCGCCTCGCGGTGTCAGCGGCGGACACGCCAGGGGTCTCCACGGCCGACGACGTACGAGAGGCGCTCATCGCGCGCATCGCCGAGGAGCGCCGACGCGCGGGCGCCCCCGAGCTCACGCTGCACCCAGGTCTGAGCGAGGTAGCCGAAGCGCACTGCCGTGACATGGTGGCCGCGGACTTCGTGGGGCACGACTCGCCCACCACGGGCACCCCAGCGATGCGCCTCACGGCTGCGGGCTTCGCCAGCGGGCTGATGCTGGAGAACGTGGCGCGTGGGTACAGCGCCGACGAGCTGCACCGTGGCTTGATGGACAGCCCGGGGCACCGCGCGAACATCCTCGAGCCGCGTGTGACCCACCTGGGCATCGCCGTGGTGGCCGTCCCCGATGGCGACCGGACCGCGTTCCTGGCGACCCAGGTCTTCACGCAGATGACCGCTCGGATCGACACGGCAGCGGCGCCGGCCGCGCTGCTCGCCGCCATCAACGAGGGGCGCAGAGCGCGCCGCACGGGGCCCGTGGCCTCCGACGAGCTGCTCGCGCAAGCGGCGCAAGAAGCGGCCGAGGCGTACTTCGCGGACCCCAGCCTCAGTGAGCAAGACGTGACGGACCGCGCTAGCGCGGCCCTCCGCCGCTACGCCATCGCGTACCGTCGCGTCGGAGCCTTGATGACGGTGGTCACGCGCATCGAGGACGCCGGGCGCCTGGAGCCCACCTTCGACCCCGACGTGACGACGCTGGGCATCGGCGTGGCGCAAGGAGACCGACCTGGGCAGGCGCCCAACTCCATCGCGGTGGTGATGGTGCTCGGGTGGCCCCGCTGATGCGTGTGGTCACGGCCCTGACCGGGGTGTACCAGGCAGACGGGTCGCTGCGTGGCGAGCTGACGTACGCCCTGGGCAAGCTCATGGGCACGGCGCACTGCGCGCTGTGCGACATCACGCACGCCGGGGTGCGCGAGAAGCGGGGGTTCGCCGCCTGCCGGGAGGCGCTGCCCGTGCCGCTGCGCAACGTACACCTGGACGAGCGCGTCCCCGAGCTCCTGCAGTTCACGGAGGGCCGGACGCCTTGTGTCGTCGCCCATACGAGCCAGGGCCTGGTGCTGCTGTTGGACGCGGGGGCCCTCGACGGATGCCGGGGCAGCGTCACGCGGTTCCGCGAGGAGCTGGAGCGCGCCATGGACGAGCTGGGCCTCTCGTTCGCGTAGACGCGTTGGTCGCGAGCCGACGGCCACGCACGCAAGGGCTGCGCGCGGCCCACCGACGGCGCAGGACCTGCGCCTGATACGGCCCGAGGTCACCCAGAACGCGCAAATGCTGCGCTGACGGGGCCTTCGAGGGTGTTGGTCCGGCGGTTGCAAAGGGCCCGCTCGTGCCCCCCTACCCCCCGAGGACGCGCTGAGCATGGGCCCTATGCTCGCGTCGATCACCGCAGGCCTCGTCGCCGGCGTCAGCAGCGTGCCGCACTGCATGGGCATGTGCGGGCCGCTGGTGGCCGGGGTGTGCTCGGGGCCGCGTGACGGCGCTGCCTATCAGGTGGGTCGCACGGTGTCGTACAGCGTGCTGGGTGCGGTCGCGGGCGGCGTGCTGCAGCTGGGCACGCTGCCGCTCTCGCGCACGATGGCCTCCACGCTGACGAGCGTAGTGTTGGCCGCAGGGCTCCTGTGGGCGGCCTTCTCCCTCGTTCGCAGCGGCGCTCGAGCGCGGACGACGTCCAAGACACACGAGGGCGCGCAGCGCCCCCGTGACGTGGAGCTGGTCCCGCTGCGGGCGTCACGGAGCGCTCCGGCTCGGACCGCGTCCGCCACCGGACGCTGGGCAAAGGCCGTTCGCCCATGGCTGGGCTCGCCCCTGCTCGTTGGAGCGCTCAGCGCGCTGTTGCCCTGCGGGGCGCTCCTGACGCTGGCCTTGCTGGCGGCTGGCGCCGGCTCCGCGTGGGGTGGCGCCTTGACGGGCGCGGCCTTCGCCACGGCGACGGGCGCTGGGCTGGCCACGAGCGTGTGGGCGAGCGCGCTGCTCCGCCAATCCCGCGCCGGCGCACGGGTCGTCGCCGCCGTCTTGGTGCTCGGAGCAGCCATCGTGAGCGTGCGGGCGTTTCCGCAGCTGCTGGGTGGCGCGAACGAGGGAGCCGCCTGCCACTCCGACACGGGCGCGGTCCGTGCGGCCCCCGTCGCGAGGCGCCCATGATCGGCATGGTGGCACCCGTCTCCTGCGCACACTGCGGCCTCCCCGTGGAGGAAGAGGGCGCGCGCTTCTGCTGTCAGGGCTGCGAGGCCGTCTACGACCTGCTGAAGGCCGAGGGGCTCACGCGCTACTACGACCTGCGCCGTGGACCGGGACAGGCGCGTCGGGAGCAGGAGGCGTTCGCGGCGGGCGTCTGGCTCGAGCAGCTCGAGGGCGCGCTGGAGGCTGCGGAGCGCGAGGGACCCTCGGGGACGCTGCGCGCGACCATCGACGTCGATGGCGTGCACTGCGGCGCGTGCGTGTGGCTGATTGAGAAGACCTTCACGCGCCAGGCGCAGAACGCCGGGACCCCCTCACGCATCGAGCTCAACCCCGCGCTCGGCAGGGCCTCGCTGCAGCTCTCGCCGGGCTTCCCGCTGCGCGCCTGGCTGACAGAGCTCGCGCGCTTCGGCTACCGCGCTGGCCCGGCCGCGGACGACCGCGAGCGCTCGGAGAGCCATGGCCTCCTCGTTCGCGCGGCGCTGTGCTTCGCGCTGGCCGGCAACATCATGCTGTTCGCCCTGGCGGAGTACGCGGGCCTCGAGGAGGGCGTGCTCGCGCGGCAGGTGCACGTGGTCACCTTCGTCGGGGCCTCGCTCAGCGTGCTGATCGGCGGGAGCGTCTTCTTCCGCACGGCGTGGGCCTCGCTGCGCTCGCGCGTGCTGCACTTCGACGTCCCCATCGCGCTGGGCATCGGCCTCGCGTACGCCGGCGCCACGGTGCGCTTCGCGGCCGGCGACGGCCAAACGCCCTACCTCGACACCGTGGCCGTCTTCATCGCGTTCATGGTGCTGGGACGCTACCTGCAGGAGCGCACGCTCGAGCGCTCGCGTCGCCGCCTGCTGGGAGACGACGCACAGCGCTCCCTGCTGACGCGACGTCTGCGGGAAGACACGCGCCTGGAGGAGCTCGTCGCGTGTCGCGAGGTGCAGGCTGGCGACACGCTGGTGCTGCGGCGTGGCGACTTGGTGCCCGTCGACGCTCGCGCGCTCGCACCGGCGCGCTGCTCGCTCGACTGGATCGACGGAGAGAGCGAGCCGCGCACCTTCTCGGAGGGGAGCGTCGTCCCGGGGGGCGCGTTCTACCTGGGGTCGCACGCCGTGCGCGCCGTCGCGACCCAGGGCTTCGCCGACTCGACCGTGCAGCGCTTGCTGCGGCGCGAGCAGGAGGGCGGACCGCGCATCGACGCGTTCTGGACCCGCGTGGCGCGCTACTACGTCGTCGGGGTGCTCGTGGCGGCTGCGCTCGGGCTCGGCCTGACGCTGGCGCGTGGTGAGTCGTGGGCAGAGGCCATCTCCGTCTGCACCGCCGTGCTCGTGGTCACGTGCCCTTGCGCGTTCGGCATCGCCGTCCCCTTGGCGCACGAGCTGGCGCACGCGGAGCTCCGCCGGTCGGGGGTGTTTCTGCGCAAGAGCGGCGTCTTGGACCGCTTGCTGCGGGTGCGCCGGGTGGTGTTCGACAAGACCGGCACGCTCACCACCGGGGCACTCGCCGTGCATGACGAGGGGCGTGGTCGTGACCACGCGCTGACGGCCGGGCTCGATCGGCAGGCAGTGAGCGCCCTGCAGGCTCTGGTCGGCGCGCAGGACCACCCCAAGAGCGTCGCGCTACGGCGTGCGCTCCGGGGCGCGCCATATGACGCGGCGCTGGCCGAGCGCGTGCTGGAGGTGCCCGGAAGCGGCGTCGAGGTCACCCATCACCAGCACGTCTACCGTCTGGGAGCCCCCCGTTGGGCGACCGACGACGACGCGCCCGACAGCGTGGACCTGGTCTTCGCTCGGGATGGGCGACCGCTCCTGATGCTGTCGACGGACGAGGTCGTGAGGCCGCGCTCGCGCGAGCTGCTCGCCGAGCTGCGCGCCCGCGACATCACCCCGTACATCCTCAGCGGTGACCGGCAGGCACGCGTGGACACCGTGGCGAGCGCCCTCGGGCTCGACGACCCCACGACGCCGCCCGGGCTGGCGGTCGGCGACGCGTCCCCCGACGACAAGGCCGAGTTCGTCCGCGCGCTCGGCGGTGAGGGGACGCTGATGGTCGGTGACGGCCTCAACGACGCGCTCGCATTGGACCTCGCCGAGGTGTCCGCCACCCCCGCAAGCGACCGGCCGTTCGTGGCGAGCCGCTGCGACTTCTATCTGACCAGCGCCGGCCTGGGCGGGATCGTCCGCGCCCTCGACGTCGCACAGCACCTGCGGCGCGTCGTGCGCGTCGACCTCGCCATCGCGGTGACCTACAACGTCGGCGCGGTCGCGCTCGCGGCCAGCGGCGCGATGCGCCCGTGGCTCGCCGCGCTGCTGATGCCCGCGAGCTCGCTCTTCACGGTGGCGTTCACGATCCACGCGATGAGCCGCGCACGCCACGCGCGCGCCCACGCCGTGACCGAGAGGAGGCCCGCATGGAGGTGATGACCCTGCTGCTCTTCATCGGCGTCGTGTTCGTCCTGGGCGCAGCCCTCGCGTTCATCGCCAACGCCAACAACGGAACGTTCGATCACACCGAGCGCCTCGCGCTCTTGCCGCTCGATGACCCCCATGACGCGCCACGCGACGCCGTGACGCCCGAACAGGAACTGGATCATGCAAACCCAACGAATTGAGTATGACGACCGCATCGTGCGCGCCTTCTTGTGGGCGTCCGTGATCTTCGGGATCATCGGGATGCTCGTCGGCGTCGTCGTCGCGCTGCAGCTCGCCTGGTGGCCGGCCAACGTCGCGCCTTGGCTGAGCTTCGGGCGGCTGCGCCCCCTCCACACCAACGCCGTGATCTTCGCGTTCGTCGGAAACATGCTGTTTGCGGGCGTGTACTACTCCACGCAGCGCCTGGCCAAGGCGCGCATGGCGTCCGACCGCCTGTCGTGGGTCCACTTCTTCGGCTGGCAGGCCATCATCCTCTCCGCGGTGGCCACCCTGCCCTTCGGCATCACGCAGGCGAAGGAATACGCCGAGCTGGAGTGGCCGATCGACATCGCCATCGCCGTCGTGTGGCTGGTGTTCGCGACGAACTTCTTCTGGACGCTCGCCCGGCGCCGCGAGAAGCACCTCTACGTCGCCATCTGGTTCTACATCGCGACCATCGTCACGGTGACCATCCTGCACGTGGTCAACAGCCTGGCCATCCCGGTGTCAGGGCTGAAGAGCTACTCGGTGTTCGCCGGCGTCCAGGACGCGCTGGTGCAGTGGTGGTACGGGCACAACGCCGTCGCCTTCTTCCTGACCACGCCGATCCTCGGCATCATGTACTACTTCCTGCCGAAGGCGGCGGACCGCCCCGTCTTCAGCTACCGGCTCTCGATCATCCACTTCTGGGGCCTGGTCTTCATCTACATCTGGGCCGGCCCGCACCACCTGCTCTACACGGCGCTCCCCGACTGGGCGCAGACCCTCGGGATGATCTTCAGCCTCATGCTGTGGGCGCCCTCCTGGGGCGGCATGCTCAACGGCCTGATGACGCTGCGTGGCGCGTGGGACAAGCTGCGCGCCGACCCCGTCCTCAAGTTCTTCGCGGCCGGCCTCACCTTCTACGGCATGGCCACGTTCGAGGGCCCGCTGCTCTCCATCAAGAGCGTGAGCGCGCTGGCGCACTACACGGACTGGATCATCGGGCACGTGCACGCCGGCGCCCTCGGGTGGAACGGCTTCATGGCCGCGGGGATGTTCTACTGGCTGGTGCCCCGCCTGTACGGCACGCAGCTCAAGTCGGTGTCGGCCGCCAACTTCCACTTCTGGATCGGCACGTTCGGCATCCTGCTCTACGTCACGTCCATGTGGACTGCGGGGATCACGCAGGGCCTCATGTGGCGCGAGATGGCGGAGGGCGGGGGGTTGGCCTACCGCAACTTCGTCCAGACGCTGGTCGCCCTCCGTCCGATGTACTGGATGCGCCTGATCGGCGGCTCGCTGTACCTGGTCGGCTTCATCGTGATGGCGTGGAACCTCTGGGCCACCGCGCGCAGCGGCAAGGCCGTGAACGGTGAGGCCGAGGTCACGGTCGACGACGCCACGCCCGCAGCTGCCGAGCCCTCCCCCAAGCAGCTCGTGCTCTCTCCGCCCGTCATCGTCAGCGCCATCGTCATCGGGCTGGTCATCGCCGCGGGCTACCTCGAGGTCGTGGCGTCGCTCACCTTCGTCGTGTTGGCGTTCGCCGTCGGCTTCTTCACCATGCTGCTGCTCAGCCTCGCCAAGCAGCCGGGCAAGCCCACGTGGCACTCGCTCATCGAAGGGCGCTCGGGGGTGTTCACCGCGCTCACCATGTTGGCGGCGCTCGTCGGCGGCGTCGCGGAGATCGTGCCGAGCGTCGTCGCGGCACCCGAGGCCCTCGCGACCACCAACAACGTGCCCTACAGCCCGCTCGAGGTGGAGGGACGCGACGTCTACATCCGCGAGGGCTGCTACACGTGCCACTCGCAGATGATCCGCCCCTTCACGTGGGAGACGGCCCGCTACGGCGCGGTCTCCACGCCGGACGACTCCATCTTCGACCACCCGTTCCAGTGGGGCTCGCGTCGCATCGGGCCCGACCTGGCGCGTATCGGCGGCAAGTACTCTCACACCTGGCACTACCGCCACATGATGGACCCGCGCGAGATCTCGGCCGACTCCAACATGCCCCCCTTCGCGCACCTCGCGGGGGAGGCGTTGGACTTCGAAGGCACGGCCGCGAAGATGCGCGCGCTGCGCACGGTGGGCGTGCCCTACGGCGCCGAGCAGATCCAGCGCAGCCAGGCCGCAGCCCACGCGCAAGCACAGGAGATCGCCGACTTCTTGGCCACGGACGCAGGCGTCCGCGTGTGCCCGACCGACGAGCTCGACCCCGAGACCTGCGACCTGGTCGTGGACAGTCGCATGACCGCGGTCATCGCCTACCTGCAACGCGTCGGCCGCGTGCCGGCCGATGGAACGTACGACGTCCCGGCGACCGAGACGGTGGCCTCGAACACAGGAGCACGACCGTGATCAGCTGGCTCGCATCCGACTTCTTCGCCCAGAGCCCCGTGCTCGCTCTCCCCATCGCCGCGCTGCTGCTCTTCATGGCGCTGTTCACGGTGATGGCGGTGCGCGCGCTCCGGCTCCCCATCGCGCAGGTGGAGACCCTCGCGCAGCTCCCCATGGAGCACGACACGCAACCGCTCGACACGAGCGCCGCAGCTATGCAGGAGAACCCCAGCCATGTCTGAAGGCAACCGCCGCGACGAGATCCAAGGCGAGATCATCCACGTCTACGACGGCATCGAAGAGGCCGACAACGAGCTCCCGCTGTGGTGGTTGTTCACCTTCTACGGGGCGATCATCTTCGCGGTCGGCTACTGGTACTACTACGAGGGCTTCGCCGTAGGACCCTCGTCGATGCAAGCGTACGCCGGGGAGTTGGCCGCAGCCGCCGCGGCGGGCGGCGAGGTCACGGACGAGCTGCTGGACGCGATGGCGCAGGACGACGCGGCCATAGCGGCTGGGCGCGAGACCTTCGCGGGTCAGTGCGCGGTCTGCCACCGCGAGGACGCGGGCGGCAACATCGGCCCCAACCTGACCGACCGCTACTGGCTGCACGGCGGTAGCCCGGTCGACATCCACCGCACGATCCAGGATGGCGTCCCGACAGCCTCCATGCCGCCCTGGGGCGCGGTGCTGGGGCCCGTCGCCGTTCAGCAGGTCACCGCCTACGTGATCAGCCTGCGCAACACCGACGTGGACGGCAAGGCTCCTCAGGGGGAGCTGTGGTCTCCTGGCGCCGCCGCGGCCCCTGAAGAGGGTGCCGAAGGGGCCGAGGCCGCCAGCGGAGCCGAGGCCGCCGGCGGAGCCGAAGGAACACCCGAGGCCGCCTCTGCCGAAGCCGACGAAGCGGCCCCCGCCAACGGAGAGTCGGCGCACGACGCGGATGACGCCGTCGCTGGCGATGTCGGCGCTGCCGCAGCAGCCCCCGCGCCTGCTGAAGCGGACCCAGTCCACGAGCCCGCGCCGCGCCCCGAGGAGTAGTCATGTCCAAGCGCCCGTTGCCAGTCATCGACGAGCCCGCGAGCTCCCTCCACGTGGATGGACGCCGCAACTACGTGCATCCGGCAGACGTGCACGGGCGCTTCCTCACGCGGCGACGCATCGTGTTCGCGGTGCTGATCGCGGTCTACGTCGCGCTGCCGTTCGTTCATGTCGGCGGGCGGCCAGCCGTCTTTCTCGACGTCGCGCACCGTCGCTTTTTCCTGTTCGGCCTCAGCTTGAACGCGCAGGACTTCTGGCTGGCCTTCTTCGTGTTGAGCGGCATCGGCTTCGCGTTGTTCGTCGTGACGACCCTCTACGGTCGCATCTGGTGCGGGTATGCCTGCCCGCACTCGGTGTTCCTGGAGGGGGTGTTCCGCCCCATCGAGCGCCTGATCGAGGGGCCGCGCAACATCCGCATGCGCCGCAACCAAGGCCCGATGAGCTGGGACAAGCTGTGGCGCAAGACGCTCAAGCACGCGCTGTTCGTGCTCACCGCGTTCTTGATGAGCCACTTCGTGCTCAGCTACTTCACGTCCCTTCCTGCCCTGCTCGACATGATGCGCAGCGGCCCGAGCGAGCACACGGAGGCGTTCGTGTGGATGCTCGCGATGAGCGGCGTCATCTACTTCAACTTCGCCTGGTTCCGAGAGCAGCTGTGCCTCGTGGTGTGCCCCTACGGCCGTCTGCAGTCGGCGCTGATCGACAGCGACACGCTGGTGATCGGCTACGACACCGCCCGAGGCGAGCCGCGCGGCAAGGTGGGCACCAGCGGCGCAGGGGACTGCGTGGATTGTCGTCGCTGCGTGGTGGTGTGCCCGACGGGCATCGACATCCGCAACGGTCTCCAGATGGAGTGCGTGGGCTGCGCGCAGTGCATCGACGCGTGCGACGACGTGATGCGCAAGCTGAGCCGCCCGGTCGGGCTCGTGCGCTACGACTCGCTCAATGGCCTCGACGGCAAGGCGCGCCGAGTGCTTCGACCGCGCGTGTATTTCTATGCCGTGCTGGGCGTGATGGGCCTCGTCGCTGCGACGCTGGCTCTG contains:
- a CDS encoding heavy metal translocating P-type ATPase metal-binding domain-containing protein, whose amino-acid sequence is MIGMVAPVSCAHCGLPVEEEGARFCCQGCEAVYDLLKAEGLTRYYDLRRGPGQARREQEAFAAGVWLEQLEGALEAAEREGPSGTLRATIDVDGVHCGACVWLIEKTFTRQAQNAGTPSRIELNPALGRASLQLSPGFPLRAWLTELARFGYRAGPAADDRERSESHGLLVRAALCFALAGNIMLFALAEYAGLEEGVLARQVHVVTFVGASLSVLIGGSVFFRTAWASLRSRVLHFDVPIALGIGLAYAGATVRFAAGDGQTPYLDTVAVFIAFMVLGRYLQERTLERSRRRLLGDDAQRSLLTRRLREDTRLEELVACREVQAGDTLVLRRGDLVPVDARALAPARCSLDWIDGESEPRTFSEGSVVPGGAFYLGSHAVRAVATQGFADSTVQRLLRREQEGGPRIDAFWTRVARYYVVGVLVAAALGLGLTLARGESWAEAISVCTAVLVVTCPCAFGIAVPLAHELAHAELRRSGVFLRKSGVLDRLLRVRRVVFDKTGTLTTGALAVHDEGRGRDHALTAGLDRQAVSALQALVGAQDHPKSVALRRALRGAPYDAALAERVLEVPGSGVEVTHHQHVYRLGAPRWATDDDAPDSVDLVFARDGRPLLMLSTDEVVRPRSRELLAELRARDITPYILSGDRQARVDTVASALGLDDPTTPPGLAVGDASPDDKAEFVRALGGEGTLMVGDGLNDALALDLAEVSATPASDRPFVASRCDFYLTSAGLGGIVRALDVAQHLRRVVRVDLAIAVTYNVGAVALAASGAMRPWLAALLMPASSLFTVAFTIHAMSRARHARAHAVTERRPAWR
- the ccoN gene encoding cytochrome-c oxidase, cbb3-type subunit I; translation: MQTQRIEYDDRIVRAFLWASVIFGIIGMLVGVVVALQLAWWPANVAPWLSFGRLRPLHTNAVIFAFVGNMLFAGVYYSTQRLAKARMASDRLSWVHFFGWQAIILSAVATLPFGITQAKEYAELEWPIDIAIAVVWLVFATNFFWTLARRREKHLYVAIWFYIATIVTVTILHVVNSLAIPVSGLKSYSVFAGVQDALVQWWYGHNAVAFFLTTPILGIMYYFLPKAADRPVFSYRLSIIHFWGLVFIYIWAGPHHLLYTALPDWAQTLGMIFSLMLWAPSWGGMLNGLMTLRGAWDKLRADPVLKFFAAGLTFYGMATFEGPLLSIKSVSALAHYTDWIIGHVHAGALGWNGFMAAGMFYWLVPRLYGTQLKSVSAANFHFWIGTFGILLYVTSMWTAGITQGLMWREMAEGGGLAYRNFVQTLVALRPMYWMRLIGGSLYLVGFIVMAWNLWATARSGKAVNGEAEVTVDDATPAAAEPSPKQLVLSPPVIVSAIVIGLVIAAGYLEVVASLTFVVLAFAVGFFTMLLLSLAKQPGKPTWHSLIEGRSGVFTALTMLAALVGGVAEIVPSVVAAPEALATTNNVPYSPLEVEGRDVYIREGCYTCHSQMIRPFTWETARYGAVSTPDDSIFDHPFQWGSRRIGPDLARIGGKYSHTWHYRHMMDPREISADSNMPPFAHLAGEALDFEGTAAKMRALRTVGVPYGAEQIQRSQAAAHAQAQEIADFLATDAGVRVCPTDELDPETCDLVVDSRMTAVIAYLQRVGRVPADGTYDVPATETVASNTGARP
- a CDS encoding c-type cytochrome: MSEGNRRDEIQGEIIHVYDGIEEADNELPLWWLFTFYGAIIFAVGYWYYYEGFAVGPSSMQAYAGELAAAAAAGGEVTDELLDAMAQDDAAIAAGRETFAGQCAVCHREDAGGNIGPNLTDRYWLHGGSPVDIHRTIQDGVPTASMPPWGAVLGPVAVQQVTAYVISLRNTDVDGKAPQGELWSPGAAAAPEEGAEGAEAASGAEAAGGAEGTPEAASAEADEAAPANGESAHDADDAVAGDVGAAAAAPAPAEADPVHEPAPRPEE